One genomic region from Cygnus atratus isolate AKBS03 ecotype Queensland, Australia chromosome 18, CAtr_DNAZoo_HiC_assembly, whole genome shotgun sequence encodes:
- the SIRT7 gene encoding NAD-dependent protein deacetylase sirtuin-7 isoform X2: protein MAAGGSLSRSERKAAARAELLQQEEQRDRRRQVSRIWRKPPAERSPEECQVLSESDDIVRELERRRKRRERLRRRQEEVCDEPEELKRKAIELAAAVRNAKHLVIYTGAGISTAASIPDYRGPNGIWTLLQKGRSIRATDLSEAEPTLTHMSIACLHKHNLVQHVVSQNCDGLHLRSGLPRAAISELHGNMYIEVCTSCTPNREYVRVFDVTERTALHRHHTGRMCHKCGSQLRDTIVHFGEKGTLTQPLNWEAATEAASKADVILCLGSSLKVLKKYPRLWCMSKPPTRRPKLYIVNLQWTPKDDLAALKLHGRCDDVMRLLMEELGLEIPSYDRARDPIFALAEPLRPGEEGRR, encoded by the exons atggcggcgggcggcagccTGAGCCGCTCGGAGCGGAAGGCGGCGGCGCGCGccgagctcctgcagcaggaggagcagcgggACCGGCGGAGACAG GTGTCTCGCATCTGGAGGAAGCCGCCGGCGGAGCGGAGCCCCGAGGAGTGCCAGGTGCTGAGCGAGAGCGACGACATCGTCCGGGAGCTGGAGCGGCGCCGCAAGCGGCGCGAGCGGCTGCGCCggcggcaggaggag GTATGTGACGAACCAGAGGAGTTGAAGAGAAAGGCCAttgagctggctgctgctgttcgGAACGCCAAGCACCTTGTCATCTACACGGGAGCAGGGATCAGTACG GCAGCTTCGATCCCAGACTACAGAGGCCCTAATGGCATATGGACGTTgctgcagaagggcaggagCATCAG GGCTACAGATCTGAGTGAGGCTGAGCCCACACTCACCCATATGAGCATTGCTTGCCTACACAAGCATAACttg GTGCAGCATGTGGTGTCTCAAAACTGTGATGGGCTGCACCTGCGGAGTGGGTTACCCCGAGCAGCAATATCTGAGCTTCATGGAAACATGTATATAGAG GTCTGCACTTCCTGTACACCTAACAGAGAGTATGTGCGAGTATTTGATGTGACAGAACGCACAGCCCTGCACAGGCATCACACTGGCAGGATGTGCCACAAGTGTGGGTCACAGTTGAGAGATACAATCGTCCACTTTGGGGAGAAGGGGACGTTGACACAGCCCCTGAACTGGGAAGCAGCAACAGAAGCTGCAAGCAAAGCAGATGTGATTCTTTGTCTGGGTTCCAGCTTAAAG gttttgaaaaaatatcCCCGTCTTTGGTGCATGAGCAAGCCACCAACTCGTCGTCCAAAGCTATACATTGTGAACCTACAG TGGACGCCGAAGGACGACCTGGCCGCCCTGAAGCTGCACGGCCGCTGCGACGATGTGATGCGGCTGCTGATGGAGGAGCTCGGGCTGGAGATCCCCAGCTACGACCG GGCGCGGGACCCCATCTTCGCGCTGGCCGAGCCGCTGCGCCCCGGCGAGGAGGGC cgccggtGA
- the SIRT7 gene encoding NAD-dependent protein deacetylase sirtuin-7 isoform X1 — translation MAAGGSLSRSERKAAARAELLQQEEQRDRRRQVSRIWRKPPAERSPEECQVLSESDDIVRELERRRKRRERLRRRQEEVCDEPEELKRKAIELAAAVRNAKHLVIYTGAGISTAASIPDYRGPNGIWTLLQKGRSIRATDLSEAEPTLTHMSIACLHKHNLVQHVVSQNCDGLHLRSGLPRAAISELHGNMYIEVCTSCTPNREYVRVFDVTERTALHRHHTGRMCHKCGSQLRDTIVHFGEKGTLTQPLNWEAATEAASKADVILCLGSSLKVLKKYPRLWCMSKPPTRRPKLYIVNLQWTPKDDLAALKLHGRCDDVMRLLMEELGLEIPSYDRARDPIFALAEPLRPGEEGTHSRKPVAPPPGTEPPREEPRQEPPPARPGGWLGRGCAKGARRRKSN, via the exons atggcggcgggcggcagccTGAGCCGCTCGGAGCGGAAGGCGGCGGCGCGCGccgagctcctgcagcaggaggagcagcgggACCGGCGGAGACAG GTGTCTCGCATCTGGAGGAAGCCGCCGGCGGAGCGGAGCCCCGAGGAGTGCCAGGTGCTGAGCGAGAGCGACGACATCGTCCGGGAGCTGGAGCGGCGCCGCAAGCGGCGCGAGCGGCTGCGCCggcggcaggaggag GTATGTGACGAACCAGAGGAGTTGAAGAGAAAGGCCAttgagctggctgctgctgttcgGAACGCCAAGCACCTTGTCATCTACACGGGAGCAGGGATCAGTACG GCAGCTTCGATCCCAGACTACAGAGGCCCTAATGGCATATGGACGTTgctgcagaagggcaggagCATCAG GGCTACAGATCTGAGTGAGGCTGAGCCCACACTCACCCATATGAGCATTGCTTGCCTACACAAGCATAACttg GTGCAGCATGTGGTGTCTCAAAACTGTGATGGGCTGCACCTGCGGAGTGGGTTACCCCGAGCAGCAATATCTGAGCTTCATGGAAACATGTATATAGAG GTCTGCACTTCCTGTACACCTAACAGAGAGTATGTGCGAGTATTTGATGTGACAGAACGCACAGCCCTGCACAGGCATCACACTGGCAGGATGTGCCACAAGTGTGGGTCACAGTTGAGAGATACAATCGTCCACTTTGGGGAGAAGGGGACGTTGACACAGCCCCTGAACTGGGAAGCAGCAACAGAAGCTGCAAGCAAAGCAGATGTGATTCTTTGTCTGGGTTCCAGCTTAAAG gttttgaaaaaatatcCCCGTCTTTGGTGCATGAGCAAGCCACCAACTCGTCGTCCAAAGCTATACATTGTGAACCTACAG TGGACGCCGAAGGACGACCTGGCCGCCCTGAAGCTGCACGGCCGCTGCGACGATGTGATGCGGCTGCTGATGGAGGAGCTCGGGCTGGAGATCCCCAGCTACGACCG GGCGCGGGACCCCATCTTCGCGCTGGCCGAGCCGCTGCGCCCCGGCGAGGAGGGCACGCACTCACGGAAGCCGgtggccccgccgccgggcacGGAGCCGCCGCGGGAAGAGCCGCGTCAggagccgccgcccgcccggcccggcggctGGCTGGGCCGCGGCTGCGCCAAGGGCGCCCGGCGCAGGAAGAGCAACTga